The genomic region TGGCACGTCGTTAGCGCATGCAATAGGCAATTCGCTAAGTGTTTTAGAAAAGAAAATGAAGCCGCTGCAGTATCACGGTGAAATGGTTGCTTTTGGAACACTTGTTGAAATTCTTGCTGAGGGTGGTTTGGAGTATGCAGTTGAGTTCATTAAGTGGGCTCACTCAATTGGATTGCCTGTAACCTTTGAGGAGCTTGGTTTAAGGGATGTAACAGATGAGGATCTTTACAAGGTTGCTGAGAAGGTAAAGGCCACTTCAGAGTATCAGAGATTGGCATATGAGATTAGCTCTGATCAGATAGTGGCTATGATGAAAGTAGCTAATGAGATTGGCAAGAAATATGGTCAGCTATATCCAAGAGCTCCATACGAGTAATGCTAGTGATTAAAACCTTGGTGAGATTATGTCTCTAGAGTCTTTGCTCAAGGAGTTAGAGGGAACATCATTCAAAAAGCTGTTTAGTTTAGAAAATAGAGTTGCTGTAGTGACTGGTGGTGGTGGCGGTATTTGTAGTGCAATAGCCTATGGATTAGCGGAGTTTGGAGCAGATGTAGCCTTGCTTGACATCAATTTGAATAATCTGGTCATGGTCAAGGAGTTTCTGAAGAAGATATTCCCAAATAGAAGAGTTGAGGTATATCAAGTTGATGTAACAAACTATGAACAAGCAGCTCAAGTTGTTAACAAAATTGTTAGCGACTTTGGAAAAATAGATATTTTGGTTAATTGCCATGGAATAGGTCAGTGGGTTCCAGCTGAGGAGATGAGGTTAGAGGATTGGAAAAGAATGATAGATATAAACCTAACAGGGGTTTTCATAATGTGTCAACTTGTTGGAAAACAAATGATAAAGCAAAGATATGGAAAAATAATTAACATAGCATCGATGTCTGGCCACATTGTGAATACTCCTCAAAGGCAATCCCATTACAACACATCTAAAGCGGGTGTTATACACTTAACTAAGAGCTTAGCTGCTGAGTGGGCTCAATACAATGTTTATGTCAATAGCGTTAGCCCAGGATACACAGTTACACCACTTGTTGAAAATCTCTTGAAGGAGAAGCCAGAAATAGCCGAGGTGTGGAAATCCCTAACCCCGCTAAAAAGATTTGCAAAACCAGTAGACATAGTTGGAGCAGTAATATTCTTAGCATCAGAAGCCTCTAACTATGTAACAGGAGCGGATATTGTTGTTGATGGAGGCTACACCATTTGGTGAACATGTTTCAAATCTTGAAACTTTCTATCCCAAAATTTAGAACATATGCTTAGTTTTCAAATTCATTTTTCTAAATATTGAATTGAAGAAATTTCCAAAACAGAAAAGAGTTTAGCTAATCTTACACATTGTTCCCATATCTATGCAAGGTTTATCTGTTATTTTACAAAAGTTTAAAACATTGCTAAGAATTTTCTGCATATAGGAGGTTTTGGTTCCATGCGCTTTGTTAAGAGAACTGGTCCTGGAACAAGGTTAAAGGGCAAGGTTGTAGCAATTATTGCTGCTAATGAGTTTGAGGATATTGAGCTTCTCTATCCATTTGTGAGACTTAGTGAAGAGGGTGCAGAGGTTATAATAATACCTGTTAAAAAGGGTTTGCATCCAAGACCAGCTGATCCAAGCAAACCTGTTACAGGTAGGTATGGAACTCCAATACCACTAGAGGTTTTTGGTCTTGGAGAAAGATATGTTGTTAAAGAGTTGGCTGAGGTTAGTCCAGATGATATAGATGCTTTGATAATACCAGGTGGGTTTTCCCCAGATGCTCTTAGAATAGATGAAAGTGTTCTAGACTTTGTTAAGAGGGTTTATGAAAAAGGAAAAATAGTTGCTGCTATATGCCACGGGCCACAGGTGCTAATCTCTGCTGGTCTTGTTAAGGGTAAGAGGGTTACGGCATATAGAGCTGTAAAAGATGATTTGATAAATGCCGGGGCTACATATGTTGATGAACCAGCTGTTAGAGATGGGAACATCATAACTGCTAGAGTACCAGACGACCTTCCAGAGTTTTGCCAACTAATAATACAGGCTCTGTTGGAAAAGCCATAGAAACACAAATAAATTCTCTTTTTTCAAAATTCTCCACGGATATTTTTCAAGTAATGTTTTTTGTGAAACTTGATGAGATTCAGAATTGTTGAGTTGAATGTGAAAACAGCTTTAACAAAATCTGGTTTGCCTGATTTAGACTATGCTCTAAATCCATACATAGGCTGTGCACATGCTTGTTTGTATTGCTATGCTAGGGAGTATACAAGCAATGTTGAAATTGTGAGTAACTGGGGTTATGTTGTTGGTGTGAAGAAAAATCTTTTGGATGTTTTGAGTAGAGAGGTTAAAAAGGTTAGAAGAGGAGTTGTTGGGCTTGGAACAATAACCGATGGTTATCAACCTGTAGAGGCTTTGTATAGACTCTCCAGAAAGTCAATAGAGATTCTAGCTTCGAATGGGTTTAGAATAAGCATT from Ignisphaera cupida harbors:
- a CDS encoding SDR family oxidoreductase; this encodes MSLESLLKELEGTSFKKLFSLENRVAVVTGGGGGICSAIAYGLAEFGADVALLDINLNNLVMVKEFLKKIFPNRRVEVYQVDVTNYEQAAQVVNKIVSDFGKIDILVNCHGIGQWVPAEEMRLEDWKRMIDINLTGVFIMCQLVGKQMIKQRYGKIINIASMSGHIVNTPQRQSHYNTSKAGVIHLTKSLAAEWAQYNVYVNSVSPGYTVTPLVENLLKEKPEIAEVWKSLTPLKRFAKPVDIVGAVIFLASEASNYVTGADIVVDGGYTIW
- a CDS encoding type 1 glutamine amidotransferase domain-containing protein produces the protein MRFVKRTGPGTRLKGKVVAIIAANEFEDIELLYPFVRLSEEGAEVIIIPVKKGLHPRPADPSKPVTGRYGTPIPLEVFGLGERYVVKELAEVSPDDIDALIIPGGFSPDALRIDESVLDFVKRVYEKGKIVAAICHGPQVLISAGLVKGKRVTAYRAVKDDLINAGATYVDEPAVRDGNIITARVPDDLPEFCQLIIQALLEKP